aaaacaataaataaaaataataaaaaatatattaaaaaaagaaaaacaaatattaaaaaaatgatttttttttcatgtttgatttatattatgaaaaatataaaaaaataattataattaaaattaattaaaaacttatattttttaattgtttaatctttatattaataagCTAAATAAGTGAATGAATTTGAcataatagataaaaaaatttattgattttaaattttattttttattttccagaACTCTTTCTTACTTTCTAcccttctctattttatttgctTTGCATTTTTTCTCGATTTTTTCGATACCAAATATATCCTTACATTTTTTAAGAGCCAAACATAGCCtatacaaaattgaatttaaacaaAAGCTTTTATAAAATCTTCCTTAGCAGTCTTTAGCACGAAATTAAAGTGGTGTTAATTATTTGGGTACAAGAGTGCTTCAAGGTGGTGGGACGCAGTAAAAAGGAAGAAGCATGCCACACACTCAACCTGCCattttggaatttcaaaattttacacACGATTGaagactaaaataaataaaaaaaagcaataataatatatttttgtaactGATTCACATAAATCTCCATCACTATCATTTTTGTTAACTTTATTAAAACTgggtttttaaatattaattttaattttaattttttatatatcaaatgcaacaattttataaaaatattcttaaaaactttcTGATTTAGACACTTTCTGTTGTGCAGACTTTAGTTGAAATCGACTACTATAAAGTTGTGTTTTGGAGTCCGGCTGCTTCCAACAAGAAAAGCACTTAAATTCCAgagtatttataaaatatgatactCTTCTCCTTGGGCTTGAAGGATAATAATACCATGCATGCTCCTGCTGTATCTATAATGACGAGATAATTGATGTCAAGGACACCTCAAATTACACTTAACAGTTAAAAATTCTTTCCTTCCAATATTCTTACACGTTAAACCAtacataagaaataaataagttaactaagctaaattttattcttaaatttttatattcatgcTCATTgtcaaaaattaaagaaatcataaattttGTATGTTATTCGAATCTGTGgttgtaataaaatttaaattttaatgtatgaatttacataaaaattgcTAATTTTGagagaatataaaattaactACAGAGAATAAAGTTTATATTCATACtactaattatttaaaaattctgaTGAAGAAATGATAGCGCTAGAAACTTCATAATAAAGATCAATTAAACAAGTAGTCCAATTaccttatttgataaaaaagacCCACCTGTTAAGTGCCCTGTTGGTCCAATACATGCCTGATTTCATCTCCCTTGGGGCTTCATGATATCAGAGAACACATGGATCGTCTTCCATCATAACACTAATTGAACTTTTTTCATCATTGCTCGGGATTGTCACCCTGCTAGCCTCTGAATCGCAGACGTCTCTACCTCCATTATGAAACACATCTTTGTCGTCGTCATCTGTACCAGAAATTTGTGATAGGTCCTCCTCATGGTCCAGGGACTCATTTATACTGTTCCCCTTTTCTGTACTTTCCTGGAGCTCCAATGCAAGCTCAAGGCCCCTCACCACATCGCTCATTGACGGACGCTTGATCCTTTGATCAAGCACGCAACTCACTGCAATCTCTCCGTATTTCTCCAAGCACATTGGTGCAATCTTACCCTCCAAATGGGGGTCGATGATTTCCTCCAGCTTTCCATTTTTGTAGCTGGTGACGGCCCAGTGTGCCAAGCCCGCTTGCTCTTCCTCTCCTGTTTGATTTACAGGTGGCCTTGCACACAGTACTTCAAATAATACCACCCCTCAAGTAAATGAGTAGACATCAGACTTCTCGTTCAGACGTTGAAATCTGAAATACTCTGGATCCAGATAGCCAAAACTACCCTTGACAACTGTGCTGATGTGGGCATTTGCCACGCTGGTAGGACTCATTTTGGATAGGCCGAAGTCGGAAACTTTAGCCACCCATTTATGATCCAATAAAATGTTGGTTGTCTTGACATCACGGTGAATGATTGTCTTCTTCACACCGGCGTGAAGGTAGTGCAGTCCACGCGCAGCTCCGATGCAAATCTGAAGGCGTTGGGTCCACGGCAGAGGAGGATTATCAGTGTTGTAGAGATGTTCGCGGAGGTTGCCATTGGCCATGTACTCGTACACAAGGATCATCTCACGTTTATGGTTGCAGTAACCAACGAAAGACACAAGATGAATGTGACGCAGCTGGGAAAGCATCTCGATCTCAGTCATGAACTCGTGGCCCCCCTGCTGTGACTCAGGATTTAGGCGTTTGATCGCCACCGGTGTGGTTCCTCCATTGATATACCCTTTATACACGTTACCAAAGCCTCCCTCTCCGACGATGTATCCCTTGTCAAAGTTCTTGGTGGCCGTCTTGATGTCTTGCAGACTGAAATGACGGCACAGATTGGATGTTAGAGATGAACGGTGGGCGTCGGTGTACTTAccccaaatataaaaaactggGCGCCGCCATAGTGTTCTGTCTCTGAGGCCAGGatctctttttctcttcatttgatGCGCGACAAAGATGCATAAAACTGAGCCTGCAACTACACCGCAAACCACACTTACGGTAATTGCAACAAGCTTCGTTGTGTTACTTTTCCTCGAGGTAGGCTGTGCAGCCGGTGGTGGAATATTACGATGTACGACGAGTTCGTGTTCAGAGTTGATGAGTTTGAACAGCTCGATTCCGTTGAGGATTGCATCATTGTAAACGGTTTCATAATCCGGGTTAGGATGCAGTTGTATGTAgagcttttgttttttgttactTCCCTGGCTTGGCATCATTACCCCATAATCTATGTATATGGGAACTCCGTTTCCCGTGCTCCATTTGATCACGTCTGCATGATTCTCTGCCGTCTGGTTAGCTATGAAAATCGTGAACTCCCTGTCCCGCAGTTCCTGGATCTCTGGTTGGAACTCGCAAAAATGTAATCTAAGCAGGTAACTAAAACCAGAGTCCACAGGCAAAGACCAAGTAAGATTGTGTCCCATGTTCTCAGTTTTGTTGTTTCCCATGGTCCGGGCGGTGCGGTAGACATCAAGAGGTGCCGTGTAATTTGGTATTTGGGTGAATTTGAGATTAATGCTGGTGTTGACGGGTACAAATGCTAGTTTCGGAAGATACTCATAGTCTGCATCCCAAGTACGGAACATGCCGGTGTCATCCGTGGGCGAAAGAGATTTCCCACCTACGTTTAGTCGGTATACATTTTCCAGAGCATGATCGGTTTCAACGAAAAATGAATTCTGTTGACCGATAAACTTAAACCCTCCATCTTGTGCAGTGTAGTAGAGATTGTCGGGCATGGAGACAATTTCAATTCCGTTAATAAAAGCGTATGCATCTACACCCGCAGTGGGAGCGAATGTTATATTCAGCTTCTCACCTTCTTCCTTGAAGTTGATACAAAATTCTTTCACTATCTTTTCCTTACCAATATCAGAATCAGCAACAAAGGCACCACTGAAGTTGCTAAGAAGAGTGTAGCCACCACCAGTTTTGACCGAGAAAATAGCTGTAGACCTGTCGAACTCCCCGTATGAAGATGGATGAAAGTGCAAGCGAATGTATTTCTGGCCGGCTGTGAGGGGAAATGAGTATGTGAACTCATAGCGAGATAGCCGAGCTGTGGAATAGGAAACTGATAAAAAGGGTGGTCCATCCGCAGAAGATGTTGCTGACATGCCGTTTTCCAAGGGGGAAAATTTGGAATCAATGTCGCCCATCCAGTTCCTGCCCAATTCTTGTGAATTTCCGCTGGAGCCACAATTGATGGCGAAGTTTTCTGTAGGGGTGTAAGTGTAACCAGCGATGGGGATGGTGAGGTAGTGGAGGAAGATAAAGAGATAGACAGGGGTGAGAATGGATGGAATGATTAAACAGAGGCATCTGTTGCCAGTATTCCTCATGGTGGCAGATGAAGCCCCCAAGTTTTTGGGATGGAGAGATATTAGAGAAAGAAGTAGAGGAAGTTAAATCATGGAGAGGAGAAGCTGCTTTTGTCATTCAGACGCAGGAAAGGACATGGGCGATATTATTTGCTGATCATACTATCATCGCTATTCATAATATAGTTTTTTCTACTTGGGCCTGTTTAGCATTTATAATTTCGGTTCTTTATTTTGGGCTTAATTCCTTTAGCATCAGATTATTTTTAagatcatatttttaaaatatcggTAAACAATGATATGTtggtattaataatttattatttatctaatcaaattaattttaatttataaaatatttgaacttaattattattattatatattttattattttttgaataaatttatatttttaatattttaaaataaaaacattcaaaatttaataaaattaaaagtataaatattaaaaatttaaaaatgaagtgatagtaatttttaaaaataatgagataatgataatacatttaatattaaaactataatttatttaattcaaatacatttaataatataaaataaacgaTAAtgcatatatgaatttttaatatttaattatcatataaatgatattaaaaaaaatcaaatcaatgtcaTTGGAAGTCTTATAGACCCAagtgttgaaaaatcaaatcattGTCGATGGAAGTCTCATAGATCCAAACAagatttctcaaataaatttacCCATTACATTGAAAAATAGGGTTTTTTAAAACCACAATTCTAAACATTAGTACATTGTAcaatttactattaaaaaaatacattaaaactttcaagtataaaaaagaaattaataattttatatgtcaagaagaaaaaaataaaagactaagAAAATGTCATATTCAAATTTTGGCGTAAATGACATTTCGTGTATGGCCTTGAAAAGTCATGtcattattttccttattgATAGAGCATTGGAAGTAAACAAATGAAAGTGGGCATGGAAAGAGCCCACCGACTTGAGACGACTTCTAAAAGTTGTGGTTGGGCAGGATAACAATGATACATTGATactaatttattcatatattatgcAAAAGCTTCCACTTAGGaccttcaaatttattattctttaatccATGCGGTCATAATCAACGTCTTAATGGGTAATTTCATACTGGAACTGGTCCAAGTTTGATAACGACCTCAGGCCATTCCAAATTTCACTCGATTTAGAAGTTATTACTAAATTCTTATAAGTCaatatctgaaaaaaaaaaaaaataaataaatttatatgacgTGTAATTAATTCTATGTATTGGGatttagaatttgaattttatgcTATGGTAGAGCCTAAAGgctaaaagctaaggaaatgtCATGTTCTTATGAACGAGTCATACATGTATCTATCGTGCCAGTTGGCCACCAACACTCCAAAAAGGATATTCCCAATTTTGGCCCTACAAATGGACTAGCACTTGAAAATGTGTTGATCGTATTTATGTTCAATTCAAGTCTATACGTTATATGATGGCTACATTCGGAAATTTCCTTCCTAGAAGAGTcacttgattgattgatttttttaaaaaaaaaaatcttcaattttttttttttttaagtttacatTTATTCCACATGAGCCCGTTGGGCAATTAAGAATACTTTGGTATTACTGTAATTGTTTAAAGAGctactttcaaattttcataaggaaaattTACTTGTGATACACATTAATTGaacatttgataaaatattatctcaAAAGTAGGatgggttttaaaaataagatttgagtAATTGATAAATTAGATTATTAAATTGTTGTGAACATATGTAataatcaaaatagaaaaatgttaagaaaattatttttttttctatatgaaaatcaacatttagttaaataattcatttttctatttaaaatcgattttttttaaaggactctcatttttctattttaacttCATTCAAGTAAAcgtatttataaatattattttaaatatatttcataataataataaatagtatAGATTATAAAGGCCAACAAACAAGATTATAGAATAGAAgaccatgaaagaaaaaatatgtaaaaaattgtgaaaaaaatttatttgaagacaGTGTTAAAAATGCTATCAAAATAAGTCAAATTCCCTCAAAATAActctctatttattttatcaagtaaattaactataaaaaattattacaaaaataattttgtaggacttaaaattaaatttagggaTGACAACGAAATGAGTTGGGGATCGATAGTCTTATCCCAACTCTactctatttatttaaaataattattattccttttaaaaaaaactaaaatgaggTGGGGCAGGGCGAGTATGGGAAATTCCCATTCCCACCACCATGTTTTAtctacttaatgatttaaatttagtcattaagttgatttaccaaacaccttcTTAGTCTAGCCACTAAAAAATATGGTACAATTCAAAATATGTCATTAGTTTATATACTAATCTTGCAATTTCAATAAGACCAATTAGTCCAATAAGGCAAAAAAGTGAAAGTTACAAAGTTATATTGAGTCTTTTATTAATGTGTATACATCCCCTGTATGTGGTTTAGGTTATGCTCCTTTCTAACTTgctttattttcatgtttttcaatttcctaTAAAATGAAAGGACGTTTGGAGAAAGGCGTTTGTAGCTGGTATTTCTCATGGTAGCTGATGAAGTACTGCATAATTTTCCCAGGGAGGGGTTATATCAGAGAGGGGACAATATTGGTCTCCATTCACGTTTGATGTTTGGTTGCAAAAGTATCAAGGGAAAAAACTGTTTCCTTTCATTgtgaaaaaatggaagaaaataagattaattaaaattagttaaaaacctatgtaatattaaattatttaattttttttataaaaaatatataaaatgaatttaaaacaataaataaaaataatttattgattttaagttaatcttttatctttttatattttcttttcctctcatttttctttagatgatatttggtttctgaaaaatagtaagaaaataaatattaaaaaaaatgattttttttttcatgtttgatttatattatgaaaaatatatataaaaaaaattataattaaaattaattaaaaacttatattttttaattatttaatctttatattactAAGCTAAATAAGTGAATGAGTTtgacataataaataaaaaagtttattgattttaaatattattttttattttccttttctctttcttactttttactcttcttctctattttatttcctttgtatttttctcaattttttcaataccaaacataacctatataaaattgaatttaaacgAAAGCTTTGATAAAATCTTCCTTAGTAGTCTTTAGCACGAAATTAAAGTGGTGTTAATTATTTGGGTACAAGAGTGCTTCAAGATGGTGGGACGCAGTAAAAAGGAAGAAGCATGCCACACACTCAACCtgccattttgaaatttgaaaattttacacaCGATTGAAgactaaaataaattaaaaaaaaaggcaataataatatatttttgtaactGATTCACATAAATCTCCATCACTATCATTTTTGTTAACTTTACCAAAACtgggtttttaaattttaatttaaattttaattttttatatatcaaatgcaacaattttataaaaatattcttaaaaactttcTGATTTAGACACTTTCTGTTGTGCAGACTTTAGTTGAAATCGACTACTATAAAGTTGTGTTTTGGAGTCCGGCTGCTTCCAACAAGAAAAGCACTTAAATTCCAgagtatttataaaatatgatactCTTCTCCTTGGGCTTGAAGGATAATAATACCATGCATGCTCCTGCTGTATCTATAATGACGAGATAATTGATGTCAAGGACACCTCAAATTACACTTAACAGTTAAAAATTCTTTCCTTCCAATATTCTTACACGTTAAACCAtacataagaaataaataagttaactaagctaaattttattcttaaatttttatattcatgcTCATTgtcaaaaattaaagaaatcataaattttGTATGTTATTCGAATCTGTGgttgtaataaaatttaaattttaatgtatgaatttacataaaaattgcTAATTTTGagagaatataaaattaactACAAAGAATAAAGTTTATATTCATACtactaattatttaaaaattctgaTGAAGAAATGATAGCTCTAGAAACTTCATAATAAAGATCAATTAAACAAGTAGTCCAATTaccttatttgataaaaatgacCCACCTGTTAAGTGCCCTGTTGGTCCAATACATGCCTGATTTCATCTCCCTTGGGGCTTCATGATATCAGAGAACACATGGATCGTCTTCCATCATAACACTAATTGAACTTTTTTCATCATTGCTCGGGATTGTCACCCTGCTAGCCTCTGAATCGCAGACGTCTCTACCTCCATTATGAAACACATCTTTGTCGTCGTCATCTGTACCAGAAATTTGTGATAGGTCCTCCTCATGGTCCAGGGACTCATTTATACTGTTCCCCTTTTCTGTACTTTCCTGGAGCTCCAATGCAAGCTCAAGGCCCCTCACCACATCGCTCATTGACGGACGCTTGATCCTTTGATCAAGCACGCAACTCACTGCAATCTCTCCGTATTTCTCCAAGCACATTGGTGCAATCTTACCCTCCAAATGGGGGTCGATGATTTCCTCCAGCTTTCCATTTTTGTAGCTGGTGACGGCCCAGTGTGCCAAGCCCGCTTGCTCTTCCTCCCCTGTTTGATTTACAGGTGGCCTTGCACACAGTACTTCAAATAATACCACCCCAAATGAGTAGACATCAGACTTCTCGTTCAGACGTTGAAATCTGAAATACTCTGGATCCAGATAGCCAAAACTACCCTTGACAACTGTGCTGATGTGGGCATTTGCCACGCTGGTAGGACTCATTTTGGATAGGCCGAAGTCGGAAACTTTAGCCACCCATTTATGATCCAATAAAATGTTGGTTGTCTTGACATCACGGTGAATGATTGTCTTCTTCACACCGGCGTGAAGGTAGTGCAGTCCACGCGCAGCTCCGATGCAAATCTGAAGGCGTTGGGTCCACGGGAGAGGAGGATTATCAGTGTTGTAGAGATGATCGCGGAGGTTGCCATTGGCCATGTACTCGTACACAAGGATCATCTCACGTTTATGGTTGCAGTAACCAATGAGAGACACAAGATGAATGTGACGCAGCTGGGAAAGCATCTCGATCTCAGTCATGAATTCGTGGGCCCCCTGCTGTGACTCAGGATTTAGGCGTTTGATTGCCACCGGTGTGGTTCCTCCACTGATATACCCTTTATACACGTTACCAAAGCCTCCCTCTCCGACGATGTATCCCTTGTCAAAGTTCTTGGTGGCCGTCTTGATATCTTGCAGACTGAAATGATGGCTCAGATCGGATGTTAGGGATGAGCGATGGGTCTCGGTGGACGtacccaaaatataaaaaactggGCCCCACCATAGTGCTCCGTCTCTGAGGCTAGGATCTCTATTTCTCTTCATTTGATGCACGACAAAGAAATATAAAACTGAGACTGCAACTACACCGCAAACCACACCTCCGGTAATTGCAACAAGCTTAATTTTGTTACTTTCCCTCGAGGTAGGCTGTTGGTCTGGATTGGGATTGATGAGTTTGAACAGCTCGATTCCGTTGAGGATTGCATCACTGTAAAGGGTTTCATAATCCGGGTTAGGATGCAGTTGTATGTAgagcttttgttttttgttactTCCCTGGCTTGGCATCATTACCCCATAATCTCTGTATATGGGAACTCCGTTTCCGCCGCTCCATTTGATCACGTCTGCATGATTCTCCGCCGTCTGGTTAGCTATGAAAATCGTGAACTCCCTGTCCTGCTGCTGCTGGATCTCTGGTTGGAACTCGCAAAAATGTAATCTAAGAAGGTAACTAAAACCAGAGTCCACAGGCAAAGACCAAGTAAGATTGTATCCCATGTTCTCAGTTTTGTTGTTTCCCATGGTCCGGGCGGTGCGGTAGACATCAAGAGGTGCCGTGTAATTTGGTATTTGGGTGAATTTGAGAGTAATGCTTCCGTTGACGGGTACAAATGCTAGTTTCGGAAGATACTCATCGTCTGCATCCCAAGTACGGAACATGCCGGTGTCATCCATGGGCGAAAGAGATTTCCCACCTACGTTTAGTCGGTATAAATTTTCCAGAGCATGATCGGTTTCAACGAAAAATGAATTATGATGACCAATAAAGTTAAACCCTCCATCTTGTGGAGAAGTGTAGTAGAGATAGTCGGGCATGGAGACAATTTCAATTCCGTTAATAAAAGCGTATGCATCTACACCCGCAGTGGGAGCGAATGTTATATTCAGCTTCTCACCTTCTTCCTTGAAGTTGTTACAAAATTCTTTCACTATCTTTTCCTTACCAAGATCAGAATCAGCAACAAGGGCACCACTGAAGTTGCTAAGAAGAGTGTAGCCACCACCAGTTTTGACTGAGAAAATAGCTGTAGACCTGTCGAACTCCCCGTATGAAGATGGATGAAAGTGCAAGCGAATGTATTTCTGGCCGGCTGTGAGGGGAAATGAGTATGTGAACTCATAGCGAGATAGCCGCGCTGTGGAATAGGGAACTGATAAAAAGGGTGGTTCATCCGCAGAAGATGTTGTTGACGTGCCGTTTTCCAAGGGGGAAAATTTGGAATCAATGTCGCCCATCCAGTTCCTGCCCAATTCTTGCCAATTTTCGGAGGAGCCACAATTGATGGCGAAGTTTTCTGTAGGGGTGTAAGTGTAACCAGCGATGGGGATGGTGAGGTAGTGGAGGAAGATAAAGAGATAGACAGGGGTGAGAATGGATGGAATGATTAAACAGAGGCATCTGTTGCCAGTATTCCTCATGGTGGCAGATGAAGCCCCCAAGTTTTTGCGATGGAGAGATATTAGAGAAAGAAGTAGAGGAAGTTAAATCATGGAGAGGAGAAGCTGCTTTTGTCATTCAGACGCAGGAAAGGACATGGGCGATATTATTTGCTGATAATACTATTATCGCTATtcataaaattatgaatatttatatattagcATCGGATGATAAACGATACACGACAAGTAAAATAGCATTTACTATGTAATGGGTGAGAAGAACTCCGGTATGGTAGATGAGCAATCAATGGGGGCAATGGAAGACTTAAGACAGAAGTTTTAAAAGTCATGGGTCGTTGAATATAGAGGAAGTTTGATTATTATCCTCTCATatgaatatattattaaattcataACCTAACTATTCTTATTTcaaattaacaattttattcccaaaaatatttgatttttcatgcACTCTTGGCTAACCTGcccacatgaaaaaaaaaaaggcaaaacaaaactccaatgttcttttttcttcattttctccattGAGCAttgaaccaaacaaaaaaaaattctccatcTCCCATTCTCCCTGTCAGAAACCCAACTTTGTGAAACCCTAACCTCTCCTCATAGTGATCGGAGGTCTTGGTTTTATCGGCGCCGCTTTCTGTCTTGAGCTCACTTGTAGAGGTGTGCGCTAGGTTCAGGCGATTGATTTTCAGAGCACTTTGTCTTGATCCAATGATCTTAAGATCTAAGAACATAGGAGTCCATCGCATTTGAGGTGATTCTTCTTTGATTTAAAGTGTGGTATCTGAGAAGGTTCTTCgtgtcaattttattttctttttattttctttatttgtggtgttggaatttttgaaacatGATCGGTTAGGGTTTGatagtcttttttattttattttatcttatttatttatttataattagtttatggttttatttttgatttatttcttgCATTCGTTGTTATGTGATTTGAATATTTGGGTCAGAGATTAGGTTGTTGTTTTGAAACCTAAAAGTAGTGCAGGTCGTTATTGTTTTGAGATTTAATTTGTTGGATAGTATTGACGAGGGGTGATggaggtgtttttttttaacttgctGCATAgtttttatgtgatttttttttcatatttggagGGAAGCTTTTGTAATGGGTTTGGTGTGATTATTGCAGTAAAGAGAAAGGAACTCACTGTTTAATGGAGGGGATTGAGGATTGGTTTATGTTCACAAAACGTTTGAGATAATTTGAGCAATTTAGGTTTGCCCCAAACTCTATTTTTTCTCAAAGATGGTGATCAATT
Above is a genomic segment from Vitis riparia cultivar Riparia Gloire de Montpellier isolate 1030 chromosome 14, EGFV_Vit.rip_1.0, whole genome shotgun sequence containing:
- the LOC117929458 gene encoding receptor-like protein kinase FERONIA, whose amino-acid sequence is MGDIDSKFSPLENGTSTTSSADEPPFLSVPYSTARLSRYEFTYSFPLTAGQKYIRLHFHPSSYGEFDRSTAIFSVKTGGGYTLLSNFSGALVADSDLGKEKIVKEFCNNFKEEGEKLNITFAPTAGVDAYAFINGIEIVSMPDYLYYTSPQDGGFNFIGHHNSFFVETDHALENLYRLNVGGKSLSPMDDTGMFRTWDADDEYLPKLAFVPVNGSITLKFTQIPNYTAPLDVYRTARTMGNNKTENMGYNLTWSLPVDSGFSYLLRLHFCEFQPEIQQQQDREFTIFIANQTAENHADVIKWSGGNGVPIYRDYGVMMPSQGSNKKQKLYIQLHPNPDYETLYSDAILNGIELFKLINPNPDQQPTSRESNKIKLVAITGGVVCGVVAVSVLYFFVVHQMKRNRDPSLRDGALWWGPVFYILGTSTETHRSSLTSDLSHHFSLQDIKTATKNFDKGYIVGEGGFGNVYKGYISGGTTPVAIKRLNPESQQGAHEFMTEIEMLSQLRHIHLVSLIGYCNHKREMILVYEYMANGNLRDHLYNTDNPPLPWTQRLQICIGAARGLHYLHAGVKKTIIHRDVKTTNILLDHKWVAKVSDFGLSKMSPTSVANAHISTVVKGSFGYLDPEYFRFQRLNEKSDVYSFGVVLFEVLCARPPVNQTGEEEQAGLAHWAVTSYKNGKLEEIIDPHLEGKIAPMCLEKYGEIAVSCVLDQRIKRPSMSDVVRGLELALELQESTEKGNSINESLDHEEDLSQISGTDDDDKDVFHNGGRDVCDSEASRVTIPSNDEKSSISVMMEDDPCVL